CGCATCGCCGCGTACGCCTGGTGGACGAAGGTGGCGTCGCGGTCGTGGTCGGCGCTGTGCTCGGCCGCTACCGCCCCCACCTCGGCCGCCATGCCGACGAACCGGTCGTCGTCGTGCCGCAGGGCCGCCGGGTGCACCCGGTCCACTGTCGTGGTCGTCTGGTCCGCCGTCACCGTCATCTGTCCGCTCCTCGTGTGTTCCCGCACGTCTGGTCGGTACGAACGTAAGGGGCCATCGGTTCGACAGGTAGTACAAGATGTGAACCATGAGGACGTATGCGCAGTACTGCCCGATCTCGCGGGCGCTCGACGTGCTCGGCGAGCGCTGGACCCTCCTGATCCTCCGCGACATGCTCGTCGGGGCGCGCCGGTTCAACGAGATCGCCCGCGGCCTGCCCGGCATCTCCCGGGCGCTGCTGTCCCGCCGCCTCCGCCAGCTCGAGGCCGCCGAGCTGGTGCGCCGCACCGACGACGGCTACGAGCTGACCCAGGCCGGCCAGGACCTACGTCCGCTGGTGTTCGGCCTGGCCGAGTGGGGCGCCCGCTACACGTTCGGCGACCCGCGGCCCGAGGAGCTCGACCCCGAGCTGCTCATGTGGTGGATGCACGAGCGGATCGACACCAGCGAGATCGACCGTCGCGCCGTCGTGATGGTCGACATGACCGACTACCGGCGG
This portion of the Acidimicrobiales bacterium genome encodes:
- a CDS encoding helix-turn-helix domain-containing protein; translated protein: MRTYAQYCPISRALDVLGERWTLLILRDMLVGARRFNEIARGLPGISRALLSRRLRQLEAAELVRRTDDGYELTQAGQDLRPLVFGLAEWGARYTFGDPRPEELDPELLMWWMHERIDTSEIDRRAVVMVDMTDYRRLFWLVLEPGDASVCFTDPGFEVDAVLKARLAELYKMWNGQTDLLAAMRDGTIELQGARWIVRGLPKWLQLSPVAALVREARA